From a single Zygotorulaspora mrakii chromosome 2, complete sequence genomic region:
- the SKI6 gene encoding exosome non-catalytic core subunit SKI6 (similar to Saccharomyces cerevisiae SKI6 (YGR195W); ancestral locus Anc_5.146), with translation MSRLEIYSPEGLRLDGRRWNELRRFECSINTHAHAADGSSYLEQGNNKIITLVKGPQEPSNKSQVDTAKALLRVTVNLTKFSKSERSKSSHKNERRVLEMQTALVRTFNRNLMLHIYPRTLIDIEIHVLQQDGGIMGSLINGITLALIDAGIAMYDYISGVSVGLYDETPLLDTNTLEENAMSTVTLGVVGKSEKLSLLLVEDKIPLDRLESVLAIGIAGSHRIRDLMDKELRRRAEKRVASALAR, from the coding sequence ATGTCGAGATTGGAAATATACTCTCCTGAGGGGTTACGTTTAGATGGCCGTCGTTGGAATGAACTAAGACGCTTTGAATGCTCAATAAATACGCATGCACATGCGGCCGATGGCTCATCATATTTAGAACAAGGTAATAACAAAATAATTACGCTAGTGAAAGGGCCCCAAGAACCTAGTAATAAGTCTCAGGTAGATACCGCAAAGGCACTCCTACGAGTTACGGTAAATCtaacaaaattttcaaagagtgaAAGAAGCAAATCTAGtcataaaaatgaaagaagagTGCTGGAAATGCAAACAGCATTGGTACGCACATTCAATAGAAATTTGATGTTACACATTTACCCAAGGACCTTGATAGATATAGAAATACATGTCTTGCAACAAGATGGTGGAATTATGGGATCCCTTATCAATGGGATCACTTTAGCTTTGATCGATGCAGGGATTGCAATGTACGATTACATCAGTGGCGTTTCTGTAGGTCTCTATGATGAGACTCCATTATTGGACACTAACACATTAGAAGAGAATGCTATGAGTACAGTCACATTAGGTGTAGTTggaaaatctgaaaaattatcattattattggtGGAGGACAAGATACCGTTAGATAGATTGGAAAGCGTATTAGCAATTGGCATAGCCGGTTCTCATAGAATAAGAGATTTGATGGACAAAGAATTAAGAAGACGTGCTGAAAAGAGAGTGGCAAGTGCATTGGCTCGATAA
- the FYV8 gene encoding Fyv8p (similar to Saccharomyces cerevisiae FYV8 (YGR196C); ancestral locus Anc_5.145): MADHVERKKSYRWVSASQASYDGSGWDSSDENTSDEGNDRRETMVSRKGTIAKLPNLPKLAYMDTDARDTLKDGNDGIVGADEAVEPKSEIVSQELKSPQLPLQQQVPFEESSGSLETPRLRKTSSNTSSKGSMQTRRTPVNEGLENLMVQISKEMSPDINHSKVLGKFESVDQELDKADYENDDEIPMIKGVESGSKEDQTQDKQDDKDSNTRIFVKNETGEKELSDSEANGDEADSDVVSGYEVSDDAQYEVSKSGYFSNLIEPDDGNDEEKDYVVSGNTSDHMTRDSESEEQDASPSEDDSDEYKKNNQEDNSYDNTNIQDKRIVDEPYTRTSVEPEESFCTPPLSAPHITQGSNDINDAENDGEEKPVIEIQQKTASDDERKYSPSINDSFSQTRQSSYDDYSSDDGGDDLSYTDSIKYRAVKSESEHELRSDAGHRNHNNSWRSETSDKESQIEDHEEGHEEGSDEDAMKVSKSGYFNKMISDEEEEEEDDDSHGKNGDDNEKNGDVDTLSSSAMEQASPDNTNSRNEKHFRANSATQSDVQEITEKVTTENDVIANNITENDVAEKGISEKDIIEKSVSEKSITERDIVKKDTDKEIIEKDYDTGEETSPINTRQSVNLGKWRPNTEAFRNGFLEDSSNRAAPPGYVYDENGKLIDLTPSSMKPRIPSAYSEVESSWDAFPSEDTEADMETIRDTRTIYDNHTVFNVPGLIANNQSAPPLPEYAAEMSHNDSSDDPKSLGTSLTTSSLEGDSGPPQTHFKEVFSLQVPDSKEIAKISQKNKVPSMDINKMLNSNISHEQKIQQLRDHWKESQHYDTGIQTWLSYSLKSSSKSDKDYLFEEYKVSNHVRDAYAHADELNRKHSVINTVASVNQNMTHLTKKVILQSRKSRGLFSSIGKKKL, from the coding sequence ATGGCGGACCACGTGGAGAGGAAGAAGTCGTACCGCTGGGTGAGTGCGTCGCAGGCCTCTTATGATGGCTCTGGCTGGGATAGCAGCGATGAAAACACTTCAGATGAAGGGAATGATCGCAGGGAGACAATGGTTTCAAGAAAAGGTACCATTGCGAAGTTGCCAAACCTACCCAAATTAGCTTATATGGATACCGATGCCAGAGATACCTTGAAGGATGGAAATGATGGAATTGTGGGTGCTGATGAAGCTGTTGAGccaaaaagtgaaattgTCTCACAAGAGCTTAAATCTCCGCAGTTACCATTGCAACAACAGGtaccttttgaagagaGCAGTGGCTCTTTAGAGACTCCAAGATTACGGAAAACCTCATCAAATACTAGTTCTAAGGGCTCGATGCAGACTAGAAGGACTCCCGTTAATGAAGGATTGGAAAACCTGATGGTACAAATTTCCAAAGAGATGTCTCCGGACATAAATCACAGTAAGGTACTAGGAAAGTTTGAAAGCGTTGATCAAGAACTAGACAAGGCTGATTATGAGAACGATGATGAGATTCCTATGATTAAAGGAGTGGAAAGCGGTTCTAAAGAAGATCAAACTCAAGATAAACAAGATGACAAAGACAGCAACACAAGAatatttgtaaaaaatGAGACCGGAGAAAAGGAATTGAGTGATAGCGAGGCCAACGGCGACGAAGCCGATAGCGACGTGGTAAGTGGCTATGAAGTCAGTGACGATGCGCAATATGAAGTTTCAAAGAGTGGATATTTTTCTAACCTTATTGAGCCTGACGATGGGaacgatgaagaaaaagattatGTTGTAAGTGGGAATACGTCAGATCATATGACCCGTGATTCAGAATCGGAAGAACAAGACGCATCTCCCTCTGAGGATGACAGCGACGAATACAAAAAGAACAACCAAGAGGACAATAGTTATGATAATACGAACATACAAGATAAAAGAATAGTTGATGAGCCCTATACAAGAACGTCAGTGGAGCCGGAGGAAAGTTTTTGCACGCCTCCTTTATCCGCACCACATATTACTCAAGGCAGTAATGACATTAATGATGCAGAAAATGATGGGGAAGAGAAACCTGTGATAGAAATACAGCAGAAGACAGCTAGTGATGATGAGCGAAAATATTCGCCTTCTATTAACGATAGCTTTTCACAGACGAGACAATCATCTTATGATGATTATTCGTCGGATGACGGTGGTGACGATCTTTCGTACACCGATTCTATAAAATACAGGGCAGTGAAGTCTGAAAGTGAACATGAATTGCGTTCGGACGCAGGTCATAGAAATCATAACAATAGTTGGAGATCAGAAACTTCTGATAAAGAAAGTCAAATAGAGGACCATGAAGAGGGCCATGAAGAGGGCAGCGATGAGGATGCAATGAAAGTATCAAAATCTGGGTACTTTAACAAAATGATAAGtgatgaggaggaggaggaggaggatgatgattcacatggaaaaaatggagatgataatgaaaagaacgGCGATGTCGATACTCTGTCGAGCTCCGCTATGGAGCAAGCTTCTCCAGATAATACTAACTCTCGTAATGAAAAACATTTCCGAGCTAATTCTGCGACGCAAAGTGATGTCCAAGAGATCACCGAGAAAGTTACAACTGAGAATGATGTTATCGCGAATAATATTACTGAAAATGATGTCGCTGAGAAAGGAATTTCTGAGAAAGacatcattgaaaaaagtgtctctgaaaaaagtataaCCGAGAGAGATATTGTCAAGAAGGATACtgataaagaaatcattgaaaaggaCTACGATACAGGTGAAGAGACAAGTCCAATAAACACACGTCAGTCAGTCAACCTTGGCAAATGGAGGCCAAACACTGAAGCTTTTAGAAATGGTTTTTTAGAAGACAGTTCAAATAGAGCCGCCCCACCTGGATACGTTTacgatgaaaatggtaaattgaTAGATCTAACACCTTCTAGCATGAAACCACGTATTCCCTCCGCTTACAGTGAAGTCGAGAGCTCGTGGGATGCATTCCCTTCGGAAGACACAGAAGCCGATATGGAAACTATAAGAGATACGAGGACAATATATGACAACCATACTGTATTCAATGTACCGGGGTTGATTGCAAATAATCAAAGTGCACCACCACTTCCGGAGTATGCAGCTGAAATGAGCCATAATGACAGTTCCGACGATCCAAAGTCTTTAGGAACCTCTCTTACCACAAGTTCTCTAGAAGGGGATTCTGGTCCTCCTCAAACTCATTTCAAGGAAGTTTTTAGCTTGCAAGTCCCTGATTCAAAGGAGATAGCAAAGATTTCACAGAAAAATAAGGTGCCGTCTATGGACATCAATAAGATGCTCAATAGCAACATATCACACGAGcagaaaattcaacagCTGCGAGACCACTGGAAGGAATCACAGCATTACGATACGGGAATACAAACTTGGCTAAGCTATAGTCTCAAATCTTCGTCAAAATCTGATAAAGACTACCTTTTCGAAGAGTACAAAGTTAGCAACCATGTTAGAGACGCATACGCACATGCTGACGAACTGAACAGAAAACATTCCGTAATAAATACTGTTGCCAGCgtaaatcaaaatatgacacatttaacaaaaaaagtgaTATTACAATccagaaaatcaagaggtctattctcttcaataggaaagaaaaaactttaa
- the TMA22 gene encoding Tma22p (similar to Saccharomyces cerevisiae TMA22 (YJR014W); ancestral locus Anc_5.144), which translates to MLRSPLYCAVCSLPPEYCEFTGKLKRCKVWLRDAHPATYKILYDAEDDSVDAVSGKLAESSIGEEREEKLEKDLLKLQAKQENREQRELQMKLSSKVVIKREARTKKKSLVAISGLEVFEIDMKKLAKTFASKFATGCSVAKNVEKKEEIIVQGDVLEGVEKYIHALLEEKGLKDVKVEVVDVKKKKKPDTAAAGGDQSKSSK; encoded by the coding sequence ATGCTAAGAAGTCCTCTATACTGTGCTGTTTGCTCACTGCCTCCAGAGTATTGTGAATTCACAGGTAAACTAAAACGCTGCAAAGTATGGTTACGAGATGCGCACCCAGCGACATATAAAATACTATATGATGCAGAGGACGACTCTGTGGATGCTGTCAGTGGTAAGCTAGCAGAATCATCAATTGGTGAGGAGAGAGAGGAGAAATTAGAGAAAGATCTGCTAAAATTACAAGCGAAACAAGAAAACAGGGAACAAAGAGAACTCCAAATGAAACtatcatcaaaagttgtcatcaaaagagaagcaagaaccaagaaaaaatctctTGTTGCAATTTCAGGATTGGAAGTTTTCGAAAttgatatgaaaaagttgGCAAAGACTTTTGcatcaaaatttgcaaCAGGATGTTCTGTCGccaaaaatgttgaaaagaaggaagaaataatTGTCCAAGGGGATGTATTGGAAGGTGTAGAGAAATACATTCATGCATTACTGGAGGAAAAGGGTTTGAAAGATGTAAAAGTTGAGGTTGTGGATGTtaagaagaagaaaaaaccGGATACCGCTGCTGCAGGTGGAGATCAgtcaaaatcatcaaaatag
- a CDS encoding SNG1 family protein (similar to Saccharomyces cerevisiae SNG1 (YGR197C) and YJR015W; ancestral locus Anc_5.143), whose product MVPEQAMERQVPTAANGVEEMAVADIAVEMEKTEGRDSNTKCRSNDSSSAESVCSFRKEYPQQQQQQQQQQDGGSDDKVSGDLENEGQLPLRRSQTGFLSPRLKDHRKKILRIFLQTNLLLGAVVITVLSIYWGAAYNRDHYMFKVSVLTVIQDESEVVPVTMTQELPSLISSVPCTWHVYSQSEFMDEYNVTVDEISDKVRDLVYGEQYWLALNAKPNATDDLYNTLLGNTDGNRSFTPDSYFDVWFMSGRDPSSVRASILPNMQTLENLYANYYRSTYLPQLISNITSRGDQDAATIDPATVINVSDMKFNYIDYRSFYDTVLLSPLQVGLIYCLLLTFFQLSLFGPLHAEMAQLLKPKHMIIYRIAISWLTYFLLSLFFCTVSAIYRINFTLAFGRGGFVVYWMSTWLLMMALGGANENMISVIFVYGPQYLGFWLTTWIVLNISCSFYPFVLNNQFYRYGYAMPIHNGVDIYKVIFLNLSRHKMGRNYGVLVAWVAINTACFPFAMKIVGQRIKKQKEAAAQQQEQQQLLQASAKS is encoded by the coding sequence atggtTCCGGAGCAAGCGATGGAGAGACAGGTGCCGACCGCCGCCAACGGTGTCGAAGAGATGGCTGTAGCGGATATCGCCGTTGAGATGGAGAAGACGGAAGGACGCGACAGCAACACAAAGTGCAGGTCTAACGACTCGTCCAGTGCGGAATCGGTTTGCAGCTTCAGAAAGGAGTACCcgcagcagcagcagcagcagcagcagcagcaagaCGGAGGTAGCGACGACAAGGTGTCGGGCGATCTCGAAAATGAAGGCCAATTGCCTCTGAGAAGGTCGCAAACTGGGTTTCTTTCCCCGCGGCTGAAGGATCATCGGAAAAAGATCTTGAGGATATTTTTGCAGACCAATCTGCTGCTGGGTGCGGTTGTGATCACGGTGCTTTCGATATACTGGGGCGCCGCGTACAATAGAGATCACTACATGTTCAAGGTTAGCGTTCTGACGGTCATACAGGACGAGTCCGAGGTGGTTCCGGTTACGATGACGCAAGAACTGCCCTCTCTTATCTCCAGCGTGCCCTGTACGTGGCATGTGTACAGTCAGAGTGAATTCATGGATGAGTATAATGTGACGGTGGACGAAATTAGTGACAAAGTCAGAGATCTGGTCTACGGAGAGCAATACTGGCTAGCGCTGAACGCAAAACCGAACGCAACTGACGATTTGTACAACACATTGCTAGGAAACACAGATGGTAACAGGAGTTTTACACCAGACTCGTACTTCGACGTTTGGTTCATGAGTGGCCGTGATCCGTCGAGTGTTAGAGCCTCTATCTTGCCAAATATGCAaactttggaaaatttgtatGCGAACTATTACCGCTCAACTTACCTGCCACAACTTATTTCCAATATTACTTCCCGCGGTGACCAGGATGCGGCGACGATAGACCCAGCTACTGTGATAAATGTCTCCGATATGAAATTTAACTATATAGATTATCGTTCGTTTTACGACACGGTTCTATTAAGTCCTCTGCAAGTCGGTTTGATTTACTGTTTGTTGCTGACTTTTTTCCAGCTATCGCTGTTCGGACCTTTACACGCGGAGATGGCACAGTTGTTGAAACCAAAGCATATGATAATTTACAGAATTGCTATTTCATGGTTGACTTACTTTCTGCTGTCTCTGTTTTTTTGCACCGTATCGGCTATTTACCGTATCAATTTCACTCTGGCATTCGGCAGAGGCGGTTTTGTGGTTTATTGGATGTCAACATGGTTATTGATGATGGCTCTGGGCGGTGCAAACGAGAACATGATCAGTGTAATATTTGTTTATGGTCCACAATATTTGGGTTTTTGGTTAACGACATGGAttgttttgaatatttcctGCTCGTTTTACCCATTTGTTCTGAACAATCAATTTTATCGTTATGGTTATGCAATGCCTATTCATAATGGTGTTGACATTTACAAAgttatctttttgaatctaTCAAGACATAAAATGGGTAGAAATTACGGTGTTTTAGTCGCCTGGGTGGCCATTAATACTGCTTGCTTCCCATTCGCAATGAAAATCGTTGGACAGAGGATAAAAAAGCAAAAGGAAGCTGCTGCACAACAACAAGAACAACAACAACTACTACAGGCATCCGCTAAGTCGTAA